A window of Gossypium hirsutum isolate 1008001.06 chromosome D13, Gossypium_hirsutum_v2.1, whole genome shotgun sequence genomic DNA:
TCACTGATTTACAATTATGACTGTCATTTTTACGGTCCGCTAAATTTCGATCACGACCTTTGATTTTCTAACAATTCGTTGATTTATGATCATGACTGTTATTTTTATGGTTCACTGATTTACGATCATGACCTTTAGCTTTCTAACAATTCGCTAATTTACGAGTACAACCTTTTACTCACGAGATTTCACGAATCCCACGATATTTTACAATACAATTCGCAATATTCTACAATGCATTTCGTAGCATTTCTGTAAATATAGTTCGCAGTAATTCTACAATACAGTTCGTAGCATTTCTTCAAATACAGCTTGCATAATTATACAACATGATTTGTTTCCTTAAAACCATTTCTCCAACAACCTTGTGACTCCTGGACTACACTATTAGACAACAAAATTTGCCAAGTAAAGTTTCAAGGTAAAACTTATATAGTAAGCCCCAAATTACACACTTCACATGTCTAAGCTTGTCTCAGAAGAGTCACTTTATAATTCTTCTTCTACAAGGTGGGGAACAAATTGTTAtgcaattataataaaaataacccAGCTTGGAATCCAACCCAGAATCCAACCCGATAAatcccactatatatatatatttctaaaaagCCATCTGCGGGAGTGGAGGGCACTCCAGACAAGCCATTGGATTATCTTCTTCTTATTTGCTTCTTCATTATCGTCTCCTTCTTTACTTCCGTTGATACTGTATATCAACAAATATAATGTAACTTTTGTTGATTATACTGTAATAAGATCTAAGGTATAATGTAACATAATTATAGTACATGACAGATTGTACTATATAcaatataattatacataatgtaaTTATACACATTATAATATCAATAATTGTATATTATCTTTTAGAGGATAATTATTCTATATATTATCAATAAAACAAGAAAGTTTCATAAACAAGTTTAGAATGTTcctataaaaataagaaaaattactACAATTGTAccgaaaaataaattataatggtGATAAATGCttgtagaatttttatttttcaccaaTTATGCACCGAATAAGTACCATTAACATGTGCATTGCCAACGTAAAATTTCCACAAGCAAGATTATACGaactttttctattattttattatactaaCCATATATAAAATGGTCAtccttattatattattataactaaaatgctattaaaaaataatgttttatttatatttaacctatattgtttaaataaaatatttagattttcttttccctttttatgagacaaatttaaattgtgtttgtaAAAGTAAACTTAATATttacatttgaaataaaaatattttataactaGTAAAACTTTAAAACTAATTGAATATTTCTCAAATTGCTCACCTTAAAACAATTCAATCCCGAAATTATTCAACTCTAAAAATATCCGAACTCAAACTAAACTAAATccaaaataatccaaatttgaaAACAATGGTACCCCAATCTCTCTCGCAAAAAGTTCTGGTAATCCGCAAACAAAGTGATCACAAAAATGGAGAACCCAAAGTGAGGCAGACATATTAGGTTCAAATGCAAGCAAACTAAGCACAAAACATAATCCATTCAACAAAAAAACAACTTTAATATGATCCACCAAAAGAAACTACAACTCATTTTCCCTCTCCTAAGTTAAGAAACAAACTAGTAATAACAAGTCCTCTGACTACTGTCGGACTTCGGCTTTCTTCTTCTGCCAAAGCCTGTCGAGTGCGCTATCAGCATCGCCCTGCAAAGTAGAACAAACTAATTAGCAGCCAAAATCAGATGCAACTCAATATCTTGAAAAAGAACTGAGGCAACAAAATAGAACTTCTTATTAATAGAATCCAACTTTTATACAATGAACAACTTTGTAATTGGGTCTACCAGGAACCTGTCAGTCTACAAGCAACCAGGCTTGCTTTCCTGCGATATATTGCATCAGGTCTTTAAGCATGGAGTTTTAGCTGTGGTATTTCAATTCAGAATGTTCTTAAAACCAAAGTTTATTTCTCCAAATGTACTACCAGAGCAGATGGTATAAgttaaaaacattcaaaatgaACAACTCTGTAACTGTGTCTATACTAGGACCTTGTGCCAATCTACAGGCAGCCGGACAAACCCCACATTGCTTCCTCCAGGTCTTTACACGTTGCATCCAAAATATGCTTGAGATATGCTAATAAACCCAATGTTTTCTCTTGCAAAGTAAATGGATCACAATTGACACTTCAAATGCATCTCAAACATTCAGAGTCTTTAACTTGACAACGTAACCACAAGCTCATTACTAACAAAGCAAGTTGCAAGATTAAGCTTTTTAAGCATGACCAGAATTTTAAACATGTCATCAATGCAAACCTGAGAATGCAGTGAAATGATCCTTCAAGAATCctccaaataaaaaagaaattaaattaaacattcaCTTATCAGACACCAGTAACATAGGGCTGAAGCAGCCCAAAATATCCAACAGAGGGTTAGTAAAGAACCAAAACGAACCTGGGCTCGAACAAAGCCACAAAGAGCAAAAGTGGAGAATGTGCCAGTGTATCTGCCAAGCTCATCCAAGTGCCCAACGTTAATCTGAACGGATACATGATCCTTGGAGGTTATAAGCCTGTTAGTGGCGGAACTGCAACAACAAAAGTACAAATGAGCATTACAGTATAAACAAAAATTGTGAGAAAGAAACATGAGTGAAGCAAATTAAATACCATTTCCTGGGGATATAAAGATCCATGTTTTGCCCCTCTTCGTTCTGCATCTTTTCAGATTGCTTAACTGATGAAGAAACGCAAAGCTAAAACTATATTTGAACTTCAAGTTCGATCCCCTGCAAATAAATTATGAACAAACATTTTATAGAAAACCCAAATCctgatttaaattataatttctggAAAAAAATTGCCAAGCatatttaaacatttcaaaagggaaaaaaagttCAAACGCATGAAGATTAAAACACCAAACTAAAATTAACACTATGAAACCCAAAGACACAGAAAGGTATACTACCTGTAAGATAATAAAAGAAAGCGGCTGAAGACGCGAAAACTGCTAGGGctgggtttatttatttatttagggtctgtttgatagagggaaaatatttttcggaattgatttttctcatttttcagTGTTTGATTGGagaaaaatattttccttttggaAAATCAActacaaaacaagggaaaatgccTTACAATTTTTGGGAAATTGTCTTACCGATTCAAtctccgtaagacattttcctaaaGCTCTCAGGCATTCTTCTCCCTTCATCCAGTAAGCTCCCTTCATCCATTCTTCTCCCTTCCTTCATTCTTTCAAATTTCCGTTATTGAAAGCTTCATTTTGGTTCAGAACTGGAAACCGCTGCTGGTACGTTGcaattccatttccatttttcgACGGTTACTtcgtttatttttcatttctttttggcttttatgctccgtttatttttcatttctttttggcTGCTACTATCGTTGCCATTTCTGCTTTCAAATGATGGGTAAGCTTCCTTCTTCTTTTATTCTTCGTTCGGTTGTTATGCTGGAAGCCATCTTTCTAATTcccactctttcttcttcttctaacaCCATTGCTACCCACATCGACTGCCTAAGTAAGAAACTGTCCTAAGAACAATCAGGGATTTGAAGGTGGTTGTGTGGCTAGGTTCCTTGGCAGGCTTTCTTTTGAACCTTTGAAAGAAAATCCTCTCTTTGGTCCTTCTTCTAATACGTATGTATCATGTTCCCCCTATCTTTAAATTTCACTTCTTTTTGCTGTCTCTGGTTTTCTGagattttgttcagtttttgtgtttttttaaatgTGATGGGAAATTGGGTTGGAATTGAAGTTGAGGGTCCTTTTGCAACTTTCAATTCTAAAGAAGGGGAAAAAATTGCTTGCAAGTTTTAGATATGGACTGACGGTATCTTTTAGAAGTTGTTCATGTAGGAAGTTCTTATTTGATGATTCAACTGCAGTTCCCAATTGATCTTCTATAGGATTATCCTTGGATCATGCTAAAGGATATATCAATCTGTGATTTATTTTGATTCTATTGGAAATTTGTGTCTGATATGATTGATACTATTTAAGGTTATTATTAGATTTGTTCTTCCTTGTTCATTTAGCAGCAATAGGAATTCTCAATATGAAATGTCATGGTTTGCTTTGTCTATAGTAGGGGTGTAAAGGTGCTTGCAAACTACTTGAAGAAAGACTCAAACTCGGTCGAGCTATCAATTGAGTCAAATTTGAGCTTTGTTAAATAATGGCATGTCTGGAAATCATGGACTGGGTAATGAAGTTAGTTGCTTTGTTAATTTAAGGATTAATGGTTTTATAGGAACTTAAGTTAGTTGCTTTGTTAATTTGGGTAATGAACTTTGTCTGGAAATCAAGGACTGGTTAATGAAGTTAGTTGATTTGtagctttatttttgtttttgtatggTCTAATGCAAATCCTAATGTTTCTGATAGTAACTGGGTAGAAGTTCGGTTTTGGCTATTGTCACTCAGTATGTAAATGATGTCGAACATTTTATATCCTTATGGCTTagcaaccttttttttttattatgccaTGTCGTCTTTGATAATCGCGAGTTGTGTAATTTTATGTTGTTCTTTCTCCTCCTCTTTCAGATTGGAAAAATTGGGAGCCTTAAAATGGGACAAGGTAGTGCATGGCAATCAAGCGTGGAGGCTTATCACTTGCATCTGGCTGCACGCTGGTGTTATTCATCTGCTTGCAAACATGTTGAGCTTGATCTTCATTGGAATTCGCCTTGAACAAGAATTTGGATTCAGTACGTTATCTGTTCCTTTTTGCAGTTGTATAATATTTCTAGAATATGTAACATTTATAAGCGTTTTGTCAGTCTTTGGTTGGTT
This region includes:
- the LOC107920810 gene encoding 40S ribosomal protein S21 produces the protein MQNEEGQNMDLYIPRKCSATNRLITSKDHVSVQINVGHLDELGRYTGTFSTFALCGFVRAQGDADSALDRLWQKKKAEVRQ